One genomic region from Stutzerimonas decontaminans encodes:
- a CDS encoding four-helix bundle copper-binding protein, whose protein sequence is MTNTMFNSCIQACSNCALVCEACASACLREENVQAMARCIELDRDCADMCALAARLMSRQSELAKEFCALCAKICRACGEECAKHQMDHCQECAKACMNCAEECERMAV, encoded by the coding sequence ATGACTAATACAATGTTCAATAGCTGCATTCAAGCTTGTTCAAACTGCGCACTAGTGTGCGAAGCATGCGCATCTGCCTGTTTACGCGAAGAAAACGTACAAGCGATGGCTCGTTGCATTGAGCTCGACAGGGATTGTGCTGACATGTGTGCTCTGGCAGCCAGACTCATGAGTCGCCAGAGCGAGTTGGCTAAAGAGTTTTGTGCATTGTGTGCAAAAATTTGCCGGGCCTGCGGTGAAGAGTGTGCCAAGCATCAGATGGATCACTGCCAAGAATGCGCGAAAGCCTGTATGAATTGTGCTGAAGAATGTGAGCGTATGGCTGTATAA
- a CDS encoding heavy metal response regulator transcription factor produces the protein MKLLVAEDEPKTGAYLQQGLTEAGFTVDRVMTGTDALQYALSEVYDLLILDVMMPGLEGWEVLRMVRAAGKDVPVLFLTARDGVEDRVKGLELGADDYLIKPFAFSELLARVRTLLRRGSGSPTQTTVKISDLEVDLLKRRAVRAGKRIDLTAKEFSLLELLMRRRGEVLPKSLIASQVWDMNFDSDTNVIEVAVRRLRAKVDDDFDHKLIHTVRGMGYMMDAPE, from the coding sequence ATGAAATTACTGGTAGCTGAAGACGAACCCAAAACCGGGGCGTACCTGCAACAAGGACTTACCGAGGCCGGATTTACCGTCGACCGCGTCATGACTGGTACAGATGCGCTCCAATACGCGCTGAGTGAGGTCTATGACCTTTTGATCCTGGACGTGATGATGCCGGGGCTTGAGGGATGGGAGGTGCTGCGCATGGTCAGAGCAGCAGGGAAAGACGTACCCGTATTGTTCTTGACCGCACGTGATGGCGTAGAAGACCGCGTCAAAGGCCTGGAGCTGGGCGCGGACGACTACCTGATTAAGCCGTTCGCGTTCTCCGAACTTCTGGCAAGGGTTCGGACGTTGCTTCGCAGGGGCAGCGGCTCCCCCACCCAAACCACCGTGAAAATTTCAGATCTCGAAGTGGACCTGCTAAAGCGCCGCGCCGTTCGTGCTGGGAAGCGGATTGATCTGACGGCGAAGGAATTTTCATTGTTGGAGTTGTTGATGCGCCGGCGCGGCGAGGTGCTTCCGAAGTCCCTGATTGCCTCTCAGGTATGGGATATGAACTTCGACAGCGACACCAACGTTATCGAGGTCGCGGTACGCCGCCTGCGCGCAAAAGTCGACGACGACTTCGATCACAAACTGATCCATACCGTGCGTGGCATGGGCTATATGATGGATGCACCAGAGTGA
- a CDS encoding helix-turn-helix transcriptional regulator, with protein MSAPRSFERNRTELADFLRSRRERITPEEVGLPSGVRRRTPGLRREEVAALAGVGLSWYTWLEQGRDIGVSATFLENLARTLKLDATERRHLFLLAHQRLPPEPGKTWCVVPPLVHRLMADLPLRPAYVLNLRWDVLAWNAAADRLFGFSSFPAERRNLLWLLFTAPSMRTLFDPWQDQALQILSSFRRDFVRAPQDPDIGSLVRGLEKVDPDFRTWWRQQDIHGPCQGIRHFQVADIGPVVFDHTSLSIDVDRDLRLVYYAAREGQAQSRSFEQWLQTEREQAARDADVLN; from the coding sequence ATGAGCGCACCGCGAAGCTTCGAACGAAACCGCACCGAGCTTGCCGACTTCCTGCGCAGCCGCCGTGAACGCATTACGCCGGAGGAGGTTGGCCTGCCGTCGGGCGTCAGGCGCCGTACGCCGGGCCTTCGACGAGAGGAGGTGGCCGCGCTCGCTGGGGTGGGGTTGTCCTGGTACACCTGGCTGGAGCAGGGCAGGGATATCGGCGTATCGGCGACATTTCTCGAGAACCTGGCGCGCACGCTCAAGCTCGATGCGACAGAACGTCGCCATCTGTTCCTGCTGGCCCATCAGCGCTTGCCGCCAGAGCCGGGCAAGACGTGGTGCGTGGTTCCGCCCCTCGTGCACCGGCTGATGGCCGATCTGCCGTTGCGCCCGGCGTATGTGTTGAACCTGCGTTGGGACGTGCTGGCCTGGAATGCTGCGGCCGATCGGCTGTTTGGCTTCTCGAGCTTTCCGGCCGAGCGCCGCAACCTGCTCTGGCTGCTGTTTACCGCCCCCTCGATGCGCACCCTGTTCGATCCCTGGCAGGATCAGGCGCTGCAAATCCTGTCGAGCTTTCGCCGCGACTTCGTCCGCGCCCCGCAGGACCCGGATATCGGGAGCCTGGTCAGGGGCCTGGAAAAGGTCGATCCCGACTTCCGGACGTGGTGGCGGCAGCAGGACATCCACGGCCCCTGCCAGGGCATTCGTCATTTCCAGGTGGCCGATATCGGGCCCGTCGTATTCGACCATACCTCGCTGTCCATCGATGTGGATCGCGACCTGCGGCTTGTCTATTACGCGGCCAGGGAAGGGCAGGCGCAGAGTCGCTCGTTCGAGCAGTGGCTCCAGACCGAGCGCGAGCAGGCGGCACGCGATGCAGACGTTCTCAACTGA
- a CDS encoding cupredoxin domain-containing protein → MKIKFVSFFSAMGLIFSATAAMAGPDHGHAYDFGQPGDPQAVDRTIELRMGDNFFDLGAIEVKAGETIRFVLHNDGALLHEFNLGDAATHAAHREEMTAMFQTGALTPTGAHDMSNIGHDMGNKSAVMEHDDPNSVLIEPGAREELIWAFSKATGLEFACNIPGHYQAGMVGKVEIR, encoded by the coding sequence ATGAAAATCAAGTTCGTTTCTTTTTTTTCCGCAATGGGTTTGATCTTCAGCGCTACTGCCGCAATGGCCGGCCCCGACCATGGCCATGCTTACGATTTCGGCCAGCCGGGTGATCCGCAGGCTGTAGACCGCACTATCGAGTTACGGATGGGCGATAACTTTTTCGATCTTGGGGCGATTGAAGTTAAAGCCGGTGAGACCATCCGTTTCGTACTGCATAACGACGGCGCCCTGCTACATGAATTCAATCTGGGCGACGCGGCGACTCATGCTGCACACCGGGAAGAAATGACTGCAATGTTCCAGACCGGCGCGCTTACCCCGACTGGTGCCCACGATATGAGCAATATTGGGCATGACATGGGCAATAAGAGTGCCGTTATGGAGCACGACGATCCGAATAGCGTGCTGATCGAGCCTGGGGCACGCGAAGAACTGATTTGGGCTTTCTCGAAAGCCACGGGGCTGGAGTTCGCCTGCAATATTCCAGGGCACTATCAAGCTGGAATGGTCGGCAAGGTGGAGATACGTTAA
- a CDS encoding GNAT family N-acetyltransferase — protein sequence MGDSLFNVRSATALDIPMLIELRGVLLDGTDASYSSRTPEACARWRAAYRTWLSSILGANDNVRVLAVEHRDSGQVIGCATGIIDARAPTAANPNGLSGWVQSVVVAPQFRARGIARELMTTLLRWFDNREVRTVVLQTTEDGAQLYSSLGFQPSGERLLVRQETPT from the coding sequence ATGGGCGATTCGTTATTCAACGTGCGCAGCGCGACCGCGCTCGACATCCCGATGCTGATCGAGCTGCGCGGCGTACTGCTCGACGGCACCGACGCCAGCTACTCAAGCCGCACGCCAGAAGCGTGCGCTCGCTGGCGAGCGGCGTACCGGACTTGGCTGAGCAGCATCCTCGGCGCGAACGACAATGTCCGTGTGCTTGCCGTCGAGCATCGCGACTCCGGCCAGGTGATTGGGTGCGCGACCGGCATCATCGACGCGAGGGCCCCCACCGCCGCGAACCCGAACGGGTTGTCAGGGTGGGTGCAGTCGGTCGTGGTAGCACCGCAGTTCCGTGCCAGAGGCATAGCCCGCGAGCTCATGACCACTTTGCTGCGTTGGTTCGACAACCGCGAGGTGCGCACCGTCGTGCTGCAAACCACAGAAGACGGGGCGCAGCTTTACTCGTCGCTAGGCTTCCAGCCCAGCGGCGAGCGCTTGCTGGTCCGCCAGGAGACGCCGACATGA
- a CDS encoding LysR family transcriptional regulator: protein MELRHLRCFVVVAEELHFARAAARLHIEQSPLSRIIKDLEYRLGVQLFERTTRRTRLTWAGSVLLEEARRIFAVVEQAKASVKGAAAGFRGKLRVALSDGVPQSRLAALLAQCREEDPDVEIFLREVPSSVQANGLREDLFDVGFAQTSANEGDGLLSEPVWQDPLVVVLPARHQLLAHRQIPVDELARHPLVLCEPEVCEGFWQQLQPVLKPIETQMTIADRVPTLDLLMALVAAGYGLGFSSLARVTELNNPDVTTRPLAGDRTMITTYLIRRDVEPSEQLRRFISRVVKADDELDTVACADESATPMTQAGI, encoded by the coding sequence GTGGAGCTTCGTCACCTTCGCTGCTTTGTCGTCGTTGCCGAGGAACTGCATTTCGCTCGGGCAGCCGCACGATTGCATATCGAGCAGTCACCCCTTTCACGCATCATCAAAGACTTGGAATACAGGCTTGGCGTACAGCTCTTCGAGCGCACTACCCGACGAACCCGCCTAACCTGGGCAGGCAGCGTACTGCTTGAGGAAGCCCGCCGGATCTTCGCCGTGGTCGAACAGGCCAAGGCCAGCGTCAAGGGCGCTGCCGCGGGTTTTCGCGGCAAGCTTCGTGTCGCACTATCCGATGGCGTACCGCAGTCCCGTCTCGCTGCGCTGTTGGCCCAATGCCGGGAGGAGGATCCGGACGTCGAGATCTTTCTTCGCGAGGTGCCGTCCTCGGTACAGGCCAACGGCCTGCGCGAGGACCTCTTTGACGTGGGATTTGCACAGACCTCCGCCAACGAAGGTGATGGGCTCCTGTCCGAGCCTGTCTGGCAGGACCCGCTTGTCGTCGTCCTACCTGCTCGGCACCAGTTGCTTGCACACCGACAAATTCCAGTCGACGAACTAGCCCGGCATCCACTTGTGCTATGTGAGCCGGAGGTCTGCGAGGGCTTCTGGCAGCAACTTCAACCCGTGCTCAAACCGATCGAAACGCAGATGACGATTGCCGACCGTGTGCCCACCCTTGACCTCCTGATGGCGCTCGTCGCCGCGGGTTACGGCCTTGGCTTCTCGAGCCTTGCTCGCGTCACCGAACTCAACAACCCAGATGTGACGACCCGGCCGTTGGCAGGCGACAGGACCATGATCACCACATACCTGATCCGGCGTGACGTCGAGCCCAGCGAGCAACTGAGACGTTTCATCAGTCGAGTCGTGAAGGCCGACGATGAGCTAGACACCGTTGCCTGTGCGGACGAATCTGCGACGCCAATGACTCAGGCTGGGATATAG
- a CDS encoding heavy metal sensor histidine kinase — protein MSLRHLSLTARMSLMFMSVVVVVLTIAGLSFNLLSQHHFEVLDRQALVEKLESTKHILNNARSSANLAEELPQLRALLGAHHDLAATILSGDGRVLFSDPKAVDVPESFRHAEQQSMWEWKYAGHLYRGMTARISVADQPEPLTALLILDVTNHAHFFQTLQRWFGVGLIISALISAALGWVVVRSGLRPLRQVTHLAASMSARSLQERIPLEPVPLELQQLVLSFNAMLGRLEDAFARLSNFSADIAHELRTPVSNLMTHTEVVLTKKRDIDAYEENLYSNLEELKRMSRMIDDMLFLAKSDNGLIIPEQAPTELADVVVKLLEYYHLLADERDIRLSVSGAGNVLGDKLMLDRAVSNLLSNALRYTPVGETISVTIHETERTVTLSVENPGGTIKPEHLDKLFYRFYRVDPARREGSPSNAGLGLAITRSIVEAHKGRIWCTSVDGVTGFHIELPRLNK, from the coding sequence GTGAGCCTGCGCCACCTTTCGCTGACCGCCCGCATGAGTCTCATGTTCATGTCTGTGGTGGTTGTAGTTCTCACCATAGCGGGGCTGAGCTTCAATTTGCTCAGCCAGCATCACTTCGAAGTGTTAGATCGGCAGGCCCTGGTTGAGAAGCTCGAATCGACCAAACACATTCTCAATAACGCACGCAGCAGCGCGAACCTTGCAGAGGAGCTACCGCAGTTGCGAGCCCTGCTCGGTGCTCATCATGATTTAGCGGCGACCATCTTGAGCGGAGATGGCAGAGTGCTCTTTTCTGATCCCAAGGCAGTCGACGTCCCGGAAAGCTTCAGGCACGCAGAACAGCAGAGCATGTGGGAATGGAAATATGCCGGACACCTGTATAGAGGGATGACTGCCCGAATCTCGGTAGCAGACCAGCCCGAACCGCTTACAGCACTGCTGATTCTCGATGTCACTAACCACGCGCATTTCTTTCAGACTTTGCAGCGTTGGTTCGGCGTTGGATTGATCATCAGCGCCCTGATTAGTGCTGCGCTTGGCTGGGTGGTTGTTCGAAGTGGCCTCAGGCCGCTGAGGCAAGTTACCCATCTCGCCGCATCGATGTCAGCTAGGTCGTTACAGGAACGAATACCCCTTGAGCCAGTACCGTTAGAGCTGCAGCAACTGGTTCTATCCTTCAACGCGATGTTGGGTCGCCTAGAAGATGCCTTCGCCCGGCTCTCGAATTTCTCTGCGGACATTGCTCATGAATTGCGAACCCCTGTCAGCAATCTCATGACCCACACTGAGGTAGTGCTGACCAAAAAGCGGGATATTGATGCTTATGAGGAGAATCTGTACTCCAATCTAGAGGAATTGAAGCGTATGTCACGCATGATTGACGACATGCTCTTTTTGGCCAAATCCGACAATGGCTTGATTATCCCCGAACAAGCGCCTACCGAACTCGCTGATGTCGTTGTTAAGCTGCTTGAGTACTATCACTTACTAGCCGACGAACGCGATATCCGTCTCTCAGTCTCAGGCGCAGGCAATGTGCTTGGAGATAAATTGATGCTCGATAGAGCGGTCTCCAATTTGTTATCCAACGCGCTGCGTTACACCCCGGTTGGGGAAACTATTTCTGTAACCATTCACGAGACGGAAAGGACGGTCACCCTCAGCGTCGAGAATCCCGGAGGGACGATCAAGCCCGAGCACCTGGACAAGCTTTTCTATCGCTTCTACCGGGTCGATCCTGCCCGACGCGAGGGTAGCCCAAGCAACGCTGGCCTTGGCCTGGCAATCACCAGATCCATCGTTGAGGCCCATAAAGGCAGAATCTGGTGTACCTCAGTAGACGGCGTGACGGGCTTTCACATAGAGCTTCCCCGTCTAAATAAATAA
- the hemA gene encoding 5-aminolevulinate synthase gives MYQSLLREQLESLKSSNQYRTFTTLSRICGQYPLAKLHGSDREPVVVWCSNDYLGMSQHPAVRQQMHVALETYGAGSGGSRNIGGSHELYARLEASLAEWHGKEAALVFPTGFGSNDATLQCLLRQIPDCLVASDAMNHASIVNGIRATPNERKVFRHNDARHLDEILAGYPLGQPKLVVFESIYSMDGDIAPIERIVEVAKRHNALTYLDEVHAVGMYGPRGAGIAAQLGLAGEIDIIQGTMAKAIGVIGGYIASSQVIVDAVRSFATGFIFTTSLPPAVTAGCLASVEYLKAHDDERTQLHAKTALLRERLKQYDIPVMPCSQTHVLPVLVGEAERCKAAAQRLLHTHRVYLQPINYPSVRVGTERFRINATPNHSEAQIAQLAAALDETFARFDIPRASRAFKTEVA, from the coding sequence ATGTACCAATCATTGCTTCGCGAACAGCTGGAGTCATTGAAGTCCTCCAACCAGTACCGCACGTTCACAACGCTCAGCCGCATCTGTGGCCAGTACCCACTAGCCAAGCTCCACGGCAGCGACCGGGAGCCGGTCGTTGTCTGGTGCAGCAACGACTACCTGGGAATGTCCCAGCACCCGGCGGTGCGCCAGCAGATGCACGTCGCACTCGAGACCTACGGCGCCGGCTCCGGCGGCTCGCGCAATATCGGCGGATCCCATGAGCTGTATGCCCGCCTGGAAGCCAGCCTTGCCGAGTGGCATGGCAAGGAGGCCGCGCTGGTCTTTCCAACCGGCTTCGGCTCGAACGATGCGACCCTGCAATGCCTGCTGCGCCAGATTCCAGACTGTTTGGTGGCGAGCGACGCCATGAACCACGCCTCGATCGTCAATGGCATTCGGGCAACACCCAACGAGCGCAAGGTATTCAGGCACAACGATGCCCGTCATCTCGATGAGATCCTGGCTGGCTACCCACTCGGGCAGCCAAAGCTCGTGGTGTTCGAGTCGATTTACTCAATGGACGGCGACATCGCGCCAATCGAACGTATCGTCGAGGTTGCCAAGCGCCACAACGCGCTGACGTACCTGGACGAGGTTCATGCGGTGGGCATGTACGGTCCGCGCGGTGCCGGCATTGCCGCGCAGCTCGGACTGGCCGGCGAGATCGACATCATCCAGGGCACGATGGCCAAGGCCATCGGGGTCATTGGCGGGTACATCGCCTCGAGCCAGGTCATCGTCGATGCCGTGCGTTCCTTCGCAACCGGCTTCATCTTCACCACTTCGCTGCCACCGGCGGTTACGGCCGGCTGCCTTGCAAGCGTCGAATACCTCAAGGCTCACGACGACGAACGCACCCAGCTGCACGCCAAGACCGCGCTTCTTCGTGAACGGCTCAAGCAGTACGACATCCCGGTCATGCCCTGCTCGCAGACGCACGTGTTGCCCGTTCTCGTTGGCGAGGCCGAACGGTGCAAGGCTGCCGCCCAGCGCCTGCTCCATACCCACCGCGTGTACCTCCAGCCAATCAACTATCCGTCGGTACGCGTGGGCACCGAGCGCTTTCGCATCAACGCCACGCCCAACCACAGCGAAGCGCAGATCGCGCAGCTCGCCGCAGCGCTGGACGAGACATTCGCGCGCTTCGACATCCCCAGGGCTTCGCGTGCCTTCAAGACGGAGGTGGCGTGA
- a CDS encoding MFS transporter, which produces MSTPSTNPLSIYLIALGAFALGMASYVTAGLIPLIEDAFTVSVAVAAQLVTAFTLAYGLGSPIFVALTPPDRQRSGLLAALALFVIANAASALSTNFNALLAWRAVAGIGAGVYLAMGIGASAALSTAERRGKSIAIIMGGMASGVVLGVPLSLMIADHMGWQAALSLVTLLGLLAFVGLLLLLPALPAAPASSLREKLAILADGHVVTILLVSLLAAIASLGMYTFIAPLLRDPEFGGVRSVTPFLWAWGIGGVLGSFLIGPVVDRVRGPVLVLAIMLILGVSLFLLPMVATFSAWLAMLPIVLWGAVGWALQVPQNNELILARQAQGDGNLAIALNESALYLGSAIGAAAGGFVLLLQLPTWSLAASAGAVALAGALLQTLNLRRQPDGAAAQRAESHH; this is translated from the coding sequence ATGAGCACCCCCTCAACCAATCCACTTTCCATCTACCTGATCGCGCTCGGCGCCTTCGCACTCGGCATGGCGTCCTACGTGACGGCCGGGCTGATACCCTTGATCGAAGACGCCTTCACGGTTTCAGTTGCCGTAGCCGCGCAGCTGGTTACCGCCTTCACCCTGGCCTATGGCCTAGGCTCGCCCATCTTCGTGGCACTGACACCACCAGACCGCCAGCGCAGTGGCCTGCTTGCCGCACTGGCCCTGTTCGTCATCGCAAACGCGGCCAGCGCGCTTTCCACCAACTTCAATGCACTGCTGGCCTGGCGCGCCGTTGCTGGAATTGGCGCGGGCGTTTACCTGGCGATGGGCATCGGCGCATCGGCTGCCCTTTCGACTGCCGAGCGACGCGGCAAGTCCATCGCGATCATCATGGGCGGAATGGCCAGCGGCGTGGTTCTGGGCGTACCGCTTAGCCTCATGATCGCCGACCACATGGGTTGGCAGGCCGCGCTCTCGCTGGTCACGCTGCTCGGGCTTCTGGCCTTCGTCGGGCTCCTACTGCTGCTGCCGGCACTGCCCGCCGCACCAGCCAGCTCCCTTCGCGAGAAACTCGCCATCCTCGCCGATGGGCACGTAGTCACCATCCTGCTCGTTTCGCTGCTCGCTGCCATCGCCAGCCTCGGCATGTACACCTTTATCGCACCACTGCTGCGCGACCCCGAGTTTGGCGGCGTCCGCTCGGTTACCCCTTTCCTCTGGGCGTGGGGGATCGGCGGCGTACTCGGTAGCTTCCTGATCGGACCGGTCGTGGATCGCGTGAGGGGGCCGGTGCTGGTCCTGGCCATCATGCTTATCCTGGGCGTATCGCTGTTCCTGCTACCCATGGTTGCCACGTTCAGTGCGTGGCTCGCCATGCTACCCATCGTGCTGTGGGGAGCCGTGGGCTGGGCACTGCAGGTGCCGCAGAACAACGAACTGATCCTGGCGCGCCAGGCACAGGGCGACGGCAATCTCGCCATCGCGCTCAACGAGTCCGCGCTGTACCTGGGCAGTGCGATCGGTGCCGCCGCAGGTGGGTTCGTTCTTCTACTGCAGCTGCCCACCTGGTCTCTGGCTGCCAGTGCCGGCGCCGTTGCGCTGGCCGGGGCCCTGCTGCAAACGCTCAACCTTCGTCGCCAACCCGATGGGGCTGCTGCACAGCGGGCTGAATCGCATCACTAA
- a CDS encoding oxidoreductase has translation MKVLIIGLGYAGLRWQHALEYVGRTCGVGMSIAYLDRRERPSTLERIGTIEQALEAFGPDLIVVSVNDVSHASVLGQLRGYHGFVICEKPLVTPADDLRSIDTALASLNGFALNLVERYSAASQTLREWVARHRWRLVRAHFNWGKDRINDYRPTCGVTSEVIHALDLVNWICPIEGPWSVDEVIGVRSDFSISGPAVLDTVMVGATLGEAPVTGYSSFVHVVRQRTVDWSFVDDQAHVIHARLTFDTPCWDHDHLRIWMRDSDGTPLTLHETSEAPSKPGLETLHKLSRLCRDAVLWIASRREPDLPFADLNTAIELQRLLNTLETRAKAIAVPAHYNRALDRVLLAEDSDLESLG, from the coding sequence ATGAAGGTGCTCATTATCGGCCTGGGTTATGCCGGACTGCGATGGCAGCACGCACTCGAATACGTCGGTCGCACATGCGGTGTCGGGATGTCGATCGCCTATCTGGATCGCCGAGAAAGGCCGAGCACGCTAGAGCGAATCGGGACCATCGAGCAAGCGCTCGAGGCGTTTGGACCCGATCTGATCGTGGTCAGCGTCAATGACGTGAGCCATGCCTCGGTGCTTGGCCAACTGCGCGGCTATCACGGATTCGTCATTTGCGAAAAACCGCTGGTCACACCGGCTGACGACCTTAGATCCATCGACACCGCCCTCGCTTCGCTCAATGGCTTCGCGCTCAACCTGGTCGAGCGCTACTCGGCTGCGAGCCAGACGCTTCGCGAGTGGGTCGCTCGACATCGGTGGCGCCTGGTGCGGGCCCACTTCAACTGGGGCAAGGACCGTATCAACGATTATCGCCCGACCTGCGGCGTTACAAGTGAAGTGATCCATGCACTAGACCTCGTGAACTGGATTTGCCCCATCGAAGGTCCGTGGTCAGTCGACGAGGTGATCGGCGTTCGATCGGACTTCTCGATATCCGGCCCCGCCGTGCTCGACACGGTGATGGTCGGCGCAACGCTCGGCGAGGCCCCCGTCACCGGCTACAGCAGTTTCGTCCATGTCGTACGCCAGCGCACCGTCGACTGGTCGTTCGTGGATGACCAGGCGCATGTCATCCACGCACGGCTGACCTTCGATACGCCCTGCTGGGACCACGATCACCTGAGGATCTGGATGCGCGATAGCGACGGAACGCCGTTGACGCTGCACGAAACAAGTGAGGCGCCCAGCAAGCCGGGTCTGGAAACGCTCCACAAGCTCTCGCGCTTGTGCCGGGACGCCGTGCTCTGGATAGCAAGCCGACGCGAGCCCGACCTGCCCTTCGCCGACCTGAACACCGCCATCGAACTGCAGCGCCTGCTCAACACGCTTGAGACACGCGCCAAGGCAATCGCTGTTCCCGCGCACTACAACCGCGCCCTGGACCGGGTCCTGCTCGCCGAAGACAGCGACCTCGAAAGCCTTGGCTAA
- the asnB gene encoding asparagine synthase (glutamine-hydrolyzing) has translation MCGITGWLSYSQQMQAQENTLQRMTDSMARRGPDAQGIWIDGPIGLGHRRLSIIDLEGGKQPMLARQADGKQAAAITYSGEIYNFRELRAELQLRGHRFENRSDTEVVLRAYLEWGENFVDRLNGMYAFAIWDRRQESLLLVRDRMGVKPLYYYPTADGVIFGSEPKALLANPSVPRRVRADGLREILEMVKTPGHAVFHGMYEVLPGEVVRVDRRGLTRRRYWRLEAREHADSLEQTVRHTRDLLEDIVERQIVADVPLCSLLSGGLDSSVITALASKKLLEAGKPNIRSFSVDFRDHGQGFAGDAVRGTPDAPFVRELVARIHSTHGEIILDSAELADPTLRRQVVHALDLPPAYWGDMWPSLYRLFEEVRKHSTVALSGESADEVFGGYRWFHDPEAIEADTFPWLTSVTGKYFDGKTLFDRGLLRQLDMPAFLADSYRQAIAETPMLVGESPVEQRMRELSYLNLTRFVQTLLDRKDRMSMAVGLEVRVPFCDHQLVEYAFNIPWSLKAFDGREKSILRAATRDLLPPSITDRVKSPYPSTQDPAYEHALRQSLAAIMQSQDAPVRPLLDTMHVQETLNRPLGDVSPMYDRMGMELAVGLNTWLTDLDVTLDL, from the coding sequence ATGTGTGGAATTACAGGATGGCTGTCCTACAGCCAGCAAATGCAGGCACAAGAAAACACCCTGCAACGCATGACCGACTCGATGGCCCGTCGGGGCCCGGATGCGCAGGGAATCTGGATCGACGGCCCAATCGGCCTCGGCCATCGCCGCCTTTCGATTATCGATCTGGAGGGCGGCAAGCAGCCGATGTTGGCTCGCCAGGCGGATGGCAAACAGGCAGCGGCCATTACCTATAGCGGCGAGATCTACAACTTCCGCGAACTGCGTGCAGAACTGCAGTTGCGCGGGCATCGTTTCGAAAACCGCAGCGATACCGAAGTGGTCCTTCGCGCGTATCTCGAATGGGGGGAAAACTTCGTCGACCGTCTCAACGGCATGTATGCCTTTGCCATCTGGGACCGACGTCAGGAAAGCCTGCTTCTCGTCCGCGACCGCATGGGCGTCAAGCCCCTGTACTACTACCCCACCGCGGACGGTGTCATTTTCGGTTCCGAGCCGAAGGCCCTCTTGGCCAACCCGAGCGTGCCACGCCGCGTCCGTGCGGACGGTCTTCGAGAAATACTGGAGATGGTCAAAACCCCCGGCCATGCCGTCTTCCATGGCATGTACGAGGTTCTGCCCGGCGAAGTCGTTCGAGTCGATCGCCGAGGGCTGACGCGGCGGCGATACTGGCGCCTCGAGGCGCGCGAGCACGCCGATTCGCTAGAGCAAACCGTCCGGCATACGCGTGATCTGCTGGAAGATATCGTCGAGCGTCAGATCGTCGCGGACGTTCCCCTGTGCAGCCTACTATCAGGCGGTCTGGACTCGTCCGTGATCACTGCGCTGGCTTCAAAGAAACTACTCGAGGCGGGCAAACCGAACATTCGTTCCTTCTCGGTGGACTTTCGAGATCACGGCCAGGGCTTCGCCGGCGACGCGGTTCGGGGAACGCCGGATGCGCCCTTCGTTCGCGAACTGGTTGCGCGAATCCATAGCACGCATGGCGAGATCATCCTGGACAGTGCCGAGCTTGCCGACCCGACCCTGCGCCGACAGGTCGTGCACGCACTGGACCTTCCACCGGCGTATTGGGGCGACATGTGGCCGTCGCTGTATCGCCTGTTCGAAGAGGTGCGCAAGCATTCGACCGTGGCGCTTTCTGGCGAGAGCGCGGACGAGGTGTTTGGCGGCTATCGGTGGTTCCATGACCCCGAGGCAATCGAGGCAGATACCTTTCCGTGGCTGACGTCCGTCACCGGCAAGTACTTCGACGGCAAGACGCTGTTCGACCGTGGGCTGCTGCGCCAGCTCGACATGCCTGCATTCCTTGCCGACAGCTACCGCCAGGCGATTGCCGAAACACCCATGCTTGTCGGCGAGAGTCCGGTCGAGCAGCGCATGCGAGAGCTCAGCTACCTGAACCTCACTCGCTTCGTGCAAACGCTGCTCGATCGCAAGGACCGCATGAGCATGGCGGTCGGACTGGAGGTCCGGGTTCCATTCTGCGACCACCAACTGGTCGAGTATGCCTTCAACATCCCATGGTCGCTTAAGGCCTTCGATGGCCGCGAAAAGAGCATCCTGCGCGCAGCGACACGCGACCTGTTGCCGCCATCGATCACCGACCGCGTCAAGAGCCCCTACCCCTCTACGCAGGACCCAGCGTACGAACACGCGCTGCGCCAGTCGCTGGCCGCGATCATGCAAAGCCAGGATGCCCCCGTCCGACCGCTGCTGGACACCATGCACGTCCAGGAAACGCTTAACCGGCCGCTGGGCGACGTCTCGCCCATGTATGACCGGATGGGCATGGAACTCGCCGTCGGACTCAACACCTGGCTGACGGACCTTGACGTAACACTGGATCTTTAA